CAATCGTGCTCTTTCTTTACTCTTTTTGGACTTGATCGTAGTTTCTGTAAGCTCGTGTGTTATGAGGTTGAAACTGTTCAAATCTGCAGGACCGTTAAATGCAGAAACCACTTCTTGGCCAATAGCCATATGGTACAACCCCCAATCTGGTAAGAACAGTAGCGTTCCATCATGCATTACCCTGCAATCCTTGAACGTTATCAAGATTATTTTTCCTTGAAGATTACGTGTACCTGTAACTATGGTGCCCTCAACGGTGACCCCTCCTTCAAATTCCAATGATATTTGTTCTCCTTCATAGATCTTGTAGGCTTTTAAGTCACGTGGGCTCATATCTTCTATGGCAAGATTGATGCCTTTTAGCTTCCCGACAGGGGAGCCAAAGCCTTCGGGATGTTGTTCTGTGCCGTGCCCTACCAACTCTTTTTCTCGATAAGATAGTGCTGTGGGGCCAACGGTTCGTAGGTAAATAGGTTTTCCATTGTGGTCAATAACTGAGTTGAACTGTCCGGATATTTGTATTCCTGTGCTTAGTTCTATGCTACCGAGCGCTTTGGAGTCAATCAGTTTTTGTACTCCAGAAAGACCACCGGTGCGTAAGGCCATCGTATTTGCAAAGTCCTCCAAAACCTGACTTAAATGTGCAAAATTAGGCGTGACAAAAAGTTGGGGCTGCGGCTTTGTGATATCAAAAGCCATATTGGCTGCTTCCAAGGTATAAGGCTCTTTTGTTACATCGTTTTGCATGCACCATTTGCTTTCTCCAATAGATGATAGCAATCCAGCTCCATAAATTTTGGCATTTTCTGGTGAGCCAATCAATCCATACTCTACAGTCCACCAGTGTAAGTTGCGTATGAGGGCCATTTCACTGGGTTTGCCCATGTTCTCTTGAAGTTCTTCAATATGTTTTTCAGCAGTGTCTATTTCATCTTGTGGCGTTCCGGCAGCTTCTTTTATAATGGAAAGATGTCTCACCGCTTGGTAGAGTTCATAATCTTTTGCGCTGGATATTGCTTTACTGCCAATTTCCCCAAAACGCCTTAAATATTCCGCATATTCTGGGTTGGCAATGATAGGTGCATGTCCGGCCCCTTCATGGATAATGTCTGGCGCTGGAGTGTATTCAATATGTTCCAATTGTCGTATATCCGAAGCAATGACAAGCACATTATAAGCCTGGAATTCCATGAATGCTGAGGGTGGTATAAAACCATCAACGGCGACCGCTGCCCATCCAATTTCCTTCAAGATACGATTCATCCCATACATATTGGGGATATGGTCAATGGATATGCCCGTCTTTAGCAAGCCATCTACGTAAGACTTATGGGCTACTTTGCTTAAATAGTCCACGTTTTTTCGCATAACATAGCGCCATACTGCTTGATCAATGGCAGAGTAATCCTCATAGTTCTGTGGTTTTATGAACTGTTTTAGATGCTTTGGTAACTTATCTAGTATGGGATTGGACTCGTAACTCATGTTTCGTTTTTACTATTCCTTAAAGATACGAAATCAAGGTGTTTTTGCATAAACGATGGGTATGGGTACAAAAAAACCGCCAGTTAGGCGGTTTATGTATTTTAATTAGCTGCTATCTCATTTGAAGGCGGGTATTTTTTTAGAATATTGGCCACAAACTCTTTAATACGCTGCTCTTTTTTCTCAATGTTCTTCGTGTTGTTCAAAGTACCAACACCACGGCCTTGCCAAACAAGCCCTTTATTTTTATTGTCGATCAGGTCAATATACAAAGAGCCTTCCGTTCTTGTTGAAACATCGGGACCAAAACCGCCGCCCCAGCCTGGACCCCAACCCCAGCCTGGACCCCAGCCGCCCCAACCGAGACCGCCCCAGCCAAAGCCACCCCAGCCCCAACCAAAGTTGTTGTTGTACACATCGACTTGCTCACGCTCCTTGGTGAAAATATTGACCAAAAGGTCTGGTTGTTGTGATTTTACAAAACCTCGGGAACTCATCTCGGCATCTATGGCCTTTAGGATTCGTTTTTTATCCAAATCTGAGATTTGAGCTCTATCGATACCTGTTTTGTAGAAGGCATAGGTCTTATATGTTTGAAAATTGGCTTGTTTGTCATAGTCCGCAATAACCTTTACAGAACTACAGGACGCCAAGAAGCTGATGGCTAAAATAGCTAGGGAAAATAGTTTTAAATTCTTCATATCAATTTTTTTAGGGTTAATACAAGGCACTGTTAACGTATCACAAATATTATGCCGAACCTATGGAAATCAAGTCCTTCTATTGGTTTTTTTATCAAAGCCATATGGGCAGTGTCTACAACCACTCTCACAGCAATAACCGCGCTTAAGGTGATATTTCTCTGTAAATACCTTGTAGCCTTCTTTGGATAGGTAAAAATCACCTTCTTCCAAAGGAATCAGTTTTTTCATTCTGGAAAACTCATTGATACTATAAAATTAGTCTATTATAAATAAATGACCGGTACTTTGCCATTTGTGGATTTTTTACGTAGTTCACCGAAATAGTCACGCTTATTATCGATTGCATCCAATTTTATGGATTTTTGACAGTTACCTTTGTAGGAATCTTTTGATATTGTAAAGTTTGATTTTAGTTTTTAAACATTTCTTTTATCGAAATTATGTTGGTCTTTCACTTTGGCCATTTATCATCTTGAAAGAGGGTTCCCTCAAAACGGATGAAGTGCTCATCAATCACGAAAGGATACATTTGAAGCAGCAGCGAGAGCTCTTGATTCTCCCTTTTTATCTTCTCTATTTTACAGAATGGCTGTTGCGGACATTACTTTATCTAAACAGTTACAGGGCCTATCAGAACATTAGTTTTGAACGTGAAGCGTATGCAAATGAAGATGATAAAGAGTATCTTGCACGTAGAAAACCATATAGTTTTTTAAATTATTTGGTGCGTTAACCATATACCTTGTCAATTCCAAATCAGAACGTAGATTTACCCATTCTCAAAGAAAAAGGCGTAACCCTTCACATTAAAAGGGAAGATACTATCCATCCTTTTATTTCTGGAAACAAATACAGAAAGTTAAAGTATAACCTTATTGAAGCTAAAAAGTTGGGGTATGGTACTTTGCTCACGTTTGGTGGCGCATTTTCCAATCATATAGCCGCTGCTGCTTACGCTGGAAACACATCGGGCATAAAAACCATTGGTGTTGTTCGCGGTGAAGAGTTGGCGGAACAATGGCAAGAAAATCCAACTTTACAACTAGCCAAAGAACATGGGATGCATTTTCATTTTGTATCTAGAAGTGAATATCGGAAAAAGAATACCATTGGTTTTCTAAATGATTTGAAAGAAAGCTTTGGGGAATGCTATATTCTTCCGGAAGGTGGAACAAATGAATTGGCGGTAAAAGGATGTGAGGAAATTTTAACGTACTCGGATACGCAATTTGATGTTGTGAGCAGCTGCGTGGGAACTGGCGGTACCCTGGCCGGACTCATCAATTCTGCACAATCGCACCAAACAGTTTTGGGATTTCCGGCGTTAAAGGGTGATTTTCTAAAAGAAGATATTCTTAAATTTGTCCAGAATGAGAATTGGAACTTAATTTCTGATTATCATTTTGGTGGATATGCCAAGTTTGATGAACGCTTGATTGAATTCATCAATGCCTTTAAAAAAGAGACTGAGATTCCATTGGATCCCATTTATACAGGAAAGATGCTTTTTGGTATTCTGAATATGATAAAAAAGGGAGTCTTTGAACAGGGAACACGTATTTTGGCAATTCATACTGGAGGATTACAGGGTATAGAAGGAATGAATCTTGTTTTGAAAAAGAAAAATTTACCGTTATTGGATTTATGATCAGGAGAATAGCATTTGTTTTGGTAACGGCCTTGTTATTGGCAAGCTGTGGAGCAAAAAAAAGAACGGCAAACAGAGAAAGAAAAACTTCGGTTGCCAAAACCAAAGAAACCAGAGGCCAAAACACCAAGATTTCCGATAGCAATAGTGAAGCTTCAGGATTGTATGTGTTGCCCGAAGATTCCGGAAAGTTTGTGAAGTTTCCAATTGCAAATACCCAGGAATATATCGAGACCTTTGCAGAAATCGCACAATTTGAAATGCGAGCCTATGGTATTCCTGCCAGTATTACCCTTGCACAAGGTATTTTGGAGAGTGGCTCGGGTAAAGGAGCACTGACTCTCAAAACAAATAATCACTTTGGCATTAAATGCCACACAGGATGGGAAGGAGAGTTCGATTTTCATGACGACGACGAACGCGGTGAGTGCTTTAGAAAGTACAACCACCCTATGTATTCCTTTAGGGACCATAGTATTTTCCTCTCCTCACGCTCCCGCTATAAGTTTCTGTTCAATTACAGAAGGGATGATTACAAAAAATGGGCGTATGGGCTAAGGCAAGCAGGATATGCCACGGACCGTAAATATCCGCAAAAGCTCATTGCACTCATTGAGCGTTATGATTTGGACAGGTACGATGATGAGGTAGTAGATGCTGGCTTGGACACCGTGCGCAAACCAAAAAAATATAATGTTTTTACCCATACCGTAGAAAGAGGGGATACACTATATGCCATCTCCAGAAAATATGAAATATCCGTAGACGAACTTATGCGAATCAACCGACTTCGTTCCACGAACTTATCTATTGGACAGGTTTTGAACATCAGAAAAGAAAAATCAAAATAGCACGTGGCTTTACATCAAAGTGCAACCATTATAATCCTTTATACATGATTTACCAAAGAAGCAGTGCCTTGTTTCAAGAAGCAAAAAAATATATTCCAGGAGGGGTAAATTCACCGGTTAGGGCGTTTAAGGCGGTAGGGGGCGACCCAATTTTTGTAAAAGAAGCCAAAGGCGCTTATTTGTATGATGAGGACGGTAACCGATTGATAGATTATATAGCTTCATGGGGGCCACTGATTTTGGGCCATGCCTATGAACCCGTAATCAATGCCGTGGTCGAAAAAGCTCAAAAAGGTACTTCGTTTGGAATGCCAACCGAGATTGAAACCGAATTGGCGAAACTTGCCGTTTCCATGGTACCCAATATTGATAAGATACGTTTTGTAAATAGTGGTACCGAAGCTTGCATGAGTGCAGTGCGGTTAGCACGTGGATATACCGGAAAAGATAAAATCATCAAATTCGCTGGTTGCTACCACGGCCATTCCGATTCATTTTTGATTCAGGCTGGGAGCGGGGCAGTTACTTTTGGAAGTCCAAACAGTCCAGGTGTGACCCAAGGAACTGCAAAAGATACGTTGTTGGCAAATTACAATGATTTGGAGGGCGTTGAAGCACTGGCCGAGGCGAACAAAGGAGAAATATCAGCAATAATAATTGAACCTGTAGCAGGGAATATGGGTTGTATCGTACCTACGGAAGAATTTATCCATGGGTTACGAAAATTATGTACTAAAGAAGGTATTTTGTTGCTTTTTGATGAGGTAATGACTGGGTTTCGATTAGCAAAAGGAGGTGCCCAAGAAGCATTGGGAGTCGATGCCGATATCCTTATGTTCGGTAAGGTCATTGGAGGCGGGCTTCCCGTTGGTGCATTTGCTGCTAAAACCGAAATCATGTCGCATTTAGCGCCAGAGGGACCTGTTTACCAAGCCGGAACCTTGAGCGGAAACCCATTGGCAATGAGCGCTGGGTTGGCCATGCTTACATCCCTGAACAACAAACCAGAAGTTTTTACAAACTTGGACGAGAAAACTGAATACCTGCATAAAGGCATTGCCAACATTTTGACAGAAAAAGGCGTTGCCCACCAAATTAACCGCTTTGGTAGTATGGTCTCCGTTCATTTTACTGAAGAACCCGTTGTTGATTTTATTTCTTCAGCAAAAGGAAATAACGATATGTTTAAAAAGTACTTTCACGGTATGCTGGAGCAGGGGGTTTATTTACCACCCTCGGCTTTTGAAAGTTATTTTTTAAACGATGCCATTAGTTATGCCGATTTGGATTTCACTATAGAGGCGGTCAAAAAAGCTTTTTGATCAAACATTTTGGTTTTTGTTTATTTTGAAGTTTCTTCCATAATTTCTTGGACGGAAAATGTTGTTTTTAATAAATCACGCTCTGCTGAAGAACTACCTACATAAACTTCATAGTCCATAGCTTCAATTTGCCATGCTTTTGCTTCAGGGTTGTACCAGGCCATATCATCTACGTTTACTTCCAGCATGATTTTTTTGGTTTCCATGGGGGCAAATGCTACTTTTTTAAAATCCCTTAATAATTTTACAGGTCGGTCTATCTTGGAGTTTTTGAAACCAATATATAGTTGTACGACCTCTTTTGCAGTCATGTTCCCTTTATTGGTTACATTGACTTCCACTTGCAAAACATCGCTTTTGGATAGCTTTGGTTGGATGACCTTTAAGGAA
The nucleotide sequence above comes from Flagellimonas sp. HMM57. Encoded proteins:
- a CDS encoding aromatic amino acid hydroxylase, which translates into the protein MSYESNPILDKLPKHLKQFIKPQNYEDYSAIDQAVWRYVMRKNVDYLSKVAHKSYVDGLLKTGISIDHIPNMYGMNRILKEIGWAAVAVDGFIPPSAFMEFQAYNVLVIASDIRQLEHIEYTPAPDIIHEGAGHAPIIANPEYAEYLRRFGEIGSKAISSAKDYELYQAVRHLSIIKEAAGTPQDEIDTAEKHIEELQENMGKPSEMALIRNLHWWTVEYGLIGSPENAKIYGAGLLSSIGESKWCMQNDVTKEPYTLEAANMAFDITKPQPQLFVTPNFAHLSQVLEDFANTMALRTGGLSGVQKLIDSKALGSIELSTGIQISGQFNSVIDHNGKPIYLRTVGPTALSYREKELVGHGTEQHPEGFGSPVGKLKGINLAIEDMSPRDLKAYKIYEGEQISLEFEGGVTVEGTIVTGTRNLQGKIILITFKDCRVMHDGTLLFLPDWGLYHMAIGQEVVSAFNGPADLNSFNLITHELTETTIKSKKSKERARLEVYYKQIREFREGTNTTISRHKVFQEIKKEYPNDWLLPTELYELAKKSSDEDFQKEIIEHLETVKQHNPKVGHLIDDGLSLVDHSFSHSL
- a CDS encoding DUF4136 domain-containing protein, with translation MKNLKLFSLAILAISFLASCSSVKVIADYDKQANFQTYKTYAFYKTGIDRAQISDLDKKRILKAIDAEMSSRGFVKSQQPDLLVNIFTKEREQVDVYNNNFGWGWGGFGWGGLGWGGWGPGWGWGPGWGGGFGPDVSTRTEGSLYIDLIDNKNKGLVWQGRGVGTLNNTKNIEKKEQRIKEFVANILKKYPPSNEIAAN
- a CDS encoding DUF5522 domain-containing protein, with the translated sequence MKKLIPLEEGDFYLSKEGYKVFTEKYHLKRGYCCESGCRHCPYGFDKKTNRRT
- a CDS encoding 1-aminocyclopropane-1-carboxylate deaminase/D-cysteine desulfhydrase — protein: MSIPNQNVDLPILKEKGVTLHIKREDTIHPFISGNKYRKLKYNLIEAKKLGYGTLLTFGGAFSNHIAAAAYAGNTSGIKTIGVVRGEELAEQWQENPTLQLAKEHGMHFHFVSRSEYRKKNTIGFLNDLKESFGECYILPEGGTNELAVKGCEEILTYSDTQFDVVSSCVGTGGTLAGLINSAQSHQTVLGFPALKGDFLKEDILKFVQNENWNLISDYHFGGYAKFDERLIEFINAFKKETEIPLDPIYTGKMLFGILNMIKKGVFEQGTRILAIHTGGLQGIEGMNLVLKKKNLPLLDL
- a CDS encoding glucosaminidase domain-containing protein; the protein is MIRRIAFVLVTALLLASCGAKKRTANRERKTSVAKTKETRGQNTKISDSNSEASGLYVLPEDSGKFVKFPIANTQEYIETFAEIAQFEMRAYGIPASITLAQGILESGSGKGALTLKTNNHFGIKCHTGWEGEFDFHDDDERGECFRKYNHPMYSFRDHSIFLSSRSRYKFLFNYRRDDYKKWAYGLRQAGYATDRKYPQKLIALIERYDLDRYDDEVVDAGLDTVRKPKKYNVFTHTVERGDTLYAISRKYEISVDELMRINRLRSTNLSIGQVLNIRKEKSK
- the hemL gene encoding glutamate-1-semialdehyde 2,1-aminomutase; protein product: MIYQRSSALFQEAKKYIPGGVNSPVRAFKAVGGDPIFVKEAKGAYLYDEDGNRLIDYIASWGPLILGHAYEPVINAVVEKAQKGTSFGMPTEIETELAKLAVSMVPNIDKIRFVNSGTEACMSAVRLARGYTGKDKIIKFAGCYHGHSDSFLIQAGSGAVTFGSPNSPGVTQGTAKDTLLANYNDLEGVEALAEANKGEISAIIIEPVAGNMGCIVPTEEFIHGLRKLCTKEGILLLFDEVMTGFRLAKGGAQEALGVDADILMFGKVIGGGLPVGAFAAKTEIMSHLAPEGPVYQAGTLSGNPLAMSAGLAMLTSLNNKPEVFTNLDEKTEYLHKGIANILTEKGVAHQINRFGSMVSVHFTEEPVVDFISSAKGNNDMFKKYFHGMLEQGVYLPPSAFESYFLNDAISYADLDFTIEAVKKAF